Proteins co-encoded in one Brassica rapa cultivar Chiifu-401-42 chromosome A02, CAAS_Brap_v3.01, whole genome shotgun sequence genomic window:
- the LOC103852864 gene encoding non-specific lipid-transfer protein 2, which translates to MKFSCSKPVLFTCAILLLLIVAQENRVVAGQSCDPMQLIPCEEAILKGSKPSDTCCTRLNQQQHCVCQYMKNPNFKSFLDSPNAKKIATDCHCPKPKC; encoded by the coding sequence ATGAAGTTTTCTTGCTCAAAACCAGTGTTGTTCACTTGTGCAATCCTTCTCTTGCTCATTGTTGCTCAAGAAAACAGAGTTGTTGCAGGACAGTCATGTGACCCTATGCAGCTTATCCCATGCGAGGAGGCCATACTGAAAGGCTCTAAGCCGTCGGATACATGTTGCACCAGGCTGAACCAGCAACAACACTGTGTCTGCCAGTACATGAAGAACCCCAATTTCAAATCTTTCCTCGACTCACCAAATGCTAAAAAAATCGCCACTGATTGTCATTGTCCTAAACCCAAGTGCTAG
- the LOC103852861 gene encoding clumping factor B isoform X2 yields the protein MRRFVQRFPSLLARNLIHHPPTILRHPKINPRVVVPSLNRVTSRFVFFSSESNSARGSGSDEVVSKEELKKRIQSFLDDGDEDALPDLFEAMMTRKLSGKHDESDDEVMEEVRKYPINDSHKVDDNVESDGDSSDSDIESDDLSDGDSDEESDDLSDGDSDEECDDLSDGDSDSGEEFDSLKDVNLSGLDVKIDGLKDVDLSELGIKIGGLKPDHSSFSDSESD from the exons ATGAGACGATTCGTGCAGAGGTTTCCCAGTTTATTGGCTCGAAATCTCATCCACCACCCTCCCACGATTCTCCGACATCCGAAGATCAACCCTCGCGTTGTTGTTCCTTCACTCAACCGAGTAACTTCCCGGttcgtcttcttctcttccgAGTCCAACTCGGCTCGTGGCTCGGGAAGCGACGAGGTTGTTTCTAAAGAAG AGCTGAAAAAGAGGATACAAAGCTTCTTGGATGATGGAGACGAGGATGCGTTGCCTGATTTGTTCGAGGCGATGATGACTAGGAAGTTGTCTGGTAAGCACGATGAAAGCGACGATGAGGTGATGGAGGAGGTGCGTAAGTATCCAATTAATGACTCACATAAGGTCGATGACAATGTCGAGAGTGATG GTGATTCATCTGATTCCGATATCGAGAGTGATGACCTGAGTGATGGTGATTCAGATGAAGAGAGTGATGACCTGAGTGATGGTGATTCAGATGAAGAGTGTGATGACCTAAGTGATGGTGATTCTGATTCGGGTGAAGAGTTTGATAGTCTGAAAGATGTTAACTTGTCTGGTCTTGATGTCAAGATTGATGGCCTGAAAGATGTTGACTTGTCTGAGCTTGGTATCAAGATTGGTGGTCTAAAGCCTGATCACTCGTCTTTTTCCGACTCTGAAAGTGATTAA
- the LOC103852861 gene encoding clumping factor B isoform X1, with product MRRFVQRFPSLLARNLIHHPPTILRHPKINPRVVVPSLNRVTSRFVFFSSESNSARGSGSDEVVSKEELKKRIQSFLDDGDEDALPDLFEAMMTRKLSGKHDESDDEVMEEVRKYPINDSHKVDDNVESDGDSSNPDVENDDMSDGDSSDSDIESDDLSDGDSDEESDDLSDGDSDEECDDLSDGDSDSGEEFDSLKDVNLSGLDVKIDGLKDVDLSELGIKIGGLKPDHSSFSDSESD from the exons ATGAGACGATTCGTGCAGAGGTTTCCCAGTTTATTGGCTCGAAATCTCATCCACCACCCTCCCACGATTCTCCGACATCCGAAGATCAACCCTCGCGTTGTTGTTCCTTCACTCAACCGAGTAACTTCCCGGttcgtcttcttctcttccgAGTCCAACTCGGCTCGTGGCTCGGGAAGCGACGAGGTTGTTTCTAAAGAAG AGCTGAAAAAGAGGATACAAAGCTTCTTGGATGATGGAGACGAGGATGCGTTGCCTGATTTGTTCGAGGCGATGATGACTAGGAAGTTGTCTGGTAAGCACGATGAAAGCGACGATGAGGTGATGGAGGAGGTGCGTAAGTATCCAATTAATGACTCACATAAGGTCGATGACAATGTCGAGAGTGATGGTGACTCGTCTAATCCAGATGTCGAGAATGATGACATGAGTGATGGTGATTCATCTGATTCCGATATCGAGAGTGATGACCTGAGTGATGGTGATTCAGATGAAGAGAGTGATGACCTGAGTGATGGTGATTCAGATGAAGAGTGTGATGACCTAAGTGATGGTGATTCTGATTCGGGTGAAGAGTTTGATAGTCTGAAAGATGTTAACTTGTCTGGTCTTGATGTCAAGATTGATGGCCTGAAAGATGTTGACTTGTCTGAGCTTGGTATCAAGATTGGTGGTCTAAAGCCTGATCACTCGTCTTTTTCCGACTCTGAAAGTGATTAA
- the LOC103852861 gene encoding clumping factor B isoform X3 encodes MRRFVQRFPSLLARNLIHHPPTILRHPKINPRVVVPSLNRVTSRFVFFSSESNSARGSGSDEVVSKEELKKRIQSFLDDGDEDALPDLFEAMMTRKLSGKHDESDDEVMEEVRKYPINDSHKVDDNVESDDLSDGDSDEESDDLSDGDSDEECDDLSDGDSDSGEEFDSLKDVNLSGLDVKIDGLKDVDLSELGIKIGGLKPDHSSFSDSESD; translated from the exons ATGAGACGATTCGTGCAGAGGTTTCCCAGTTTATTGGCTCGAAATCTCATCCACCACCCTCCCACGATTCTCCGACATCCGAAGATCAACCCTCGCGTTGTTGTTCCTTCACTCAACCGAGTAACTTCCCGGttcgtcttcttctcttccgAGTCCAACTCGGCTCGTGGCTCGGGAAGCGACGAGGTTGTTTCTAAAGAAG AGCTGAAAAAGAGGATACAAAGCTTCTTGGATGATGGAGACGAGGATGCGTTGCCTGATTTGTTCGAGGCGATGATGACTAGGAAGTTGTCTGGTAAGCACGATGAAAGCGACGATGAGGTGATGGAGGAGGTGCGTAAGTATCCAATTAATGACTCACATAAGGTCGATGACAATGTCGAGAGTGATG ACCTGAGTGATGGTGATTCAGATGAAGAGAGTGATGACCTGAGTGATGGTGATTCAGATGAAGAGTGTGATGACCTAAGTGATGGTGATTCTGATTCGGGTGAAGAGTTTGATAGTCTGAAAGATGTTAACTTGTCTGGTCTTGATGTCAAGATTGATGGCCTGAAAGATGTTGACTTGTCTGAGCTTGGTATCAAGATTGGTGGTCTAAAGCCTGATCACTCGTCTTTTTCCGACTCTGAAAGTGATTAA